A segment of the Limibacillus sp. genome:
TCAGCGCCAACTCTCGCTCGACGTAGGGACCCGCGTGGGTCAGGTCACGCACCTCGTGGACCGGGACCAGCCGGTCGAGCTGAGCCTTGATCTGCTCCAGGACCTGCGGCGTGCCCGAGGTGATGAGGTTGATGCGCGACAGCGCCTTTTCCTTATCGACCTCGGTGACGGTCAGGCTTTCGATGTTGTAGCCACGGCCGGAGAAAAGGCCGAT
Coding sequences within it:
- the ilvN gene encoding acetolactate synthase small subunit is translated as MARKEQPIEFRTMAVLVDNEPGVLARVIGLFSGRGYNIESLTVTEVDKEKALSRINLITSGTPQVLEQIKAQLDRLVPVHEVRDLTHAGPYVERELAL